One segment of Bacteroidota bacterium DNA contains the following:
- a CDS encoding class I SAM-dependent methyltransferase encodes MNKINVNWISGDPYDYFMGRWSSLIAPKFIKWLNMPPHISWLDVGCGTGALSEAIAQHGEPQNISCIDTSEEFIKMAKKRLSGNGEFVVANVSDIPFKDNSFNIVASGLSLNFFPNIENVLSEMKRVTKPDGTIAAYVWDYADRMDFLRYFWDSAYQVDSKSRKLDEGIRFPICNSGGLINLFQKAGLINIESSALDIYTVFKNFEDYWKPFLGGQGPAPGYINSLDDESKEKLKNNIHERLPTEPDGSIKLLARAITIKGLYR; translated from the coding sequence ATGAATAAAATAAACGTCAATTGGATAAGTGGAGACCCATATGATTATTTTATGGGAAGATGGAGTTCGTTAATCGCTCCCAAATTTATTAAGTGGCTTAATATGCCTCCCCATATTAGCTGGCTTGATGTTGGCTGTGGAACCGGAGCTCTGAGCGAAGCTATTGCCCAACATGGCGAACCTCAAAATATATCATGCATTGATACATCGGAAGAGTTTATAAAAATGGCAAAAAAAAGACTTTCAGGAAATGGAGAATTTGTAGTAGCAAACGTATCAGATATACCATTTAAAGACAATAGTTTCAACATAGTTGCATCTGGTCTGTCGCTAAATTTCTTCCCAAACATAGAAAATGTCTTATCTGAAATGAAACGGGTTACAAAACCGGATGGGACTATCGCCGCTTATGTTTGGGATTACGCCGACAGGATGGACTTCTTAAGATATTTTTGGGATTCAGCTTATCAGGTCGATTCAAAATCACGCAAACTTGACGAAGGAATTCGTTTTCCTATATGTAATTCTGGTGGATTAATAAATTTATTTCAGAAAGCAGGATTAATTAATATCGAATCCTCTGCTTTAGACATTTATACTGTTTTCAAAAATTTTGAAGACTATTGGAAACCGTTCCTGGGAGGTCAGGGACCGGCACCGGGATATATAAATTCTTTAGACGATGAATCAAAGGAAAAGTTAAAAAACAATATACATGAAAGATTGCCCACTGAACCGGATGGCTCAATAAAACTATTGGCAAGAGCCATAACAATTAAAGGACTGTACAGGTAA
- a CDS encoding carbon-nitrogen hydrolase family protein, producing the protein MNEGIKVAAAQLSPVFLNKEKTVDKACDAISEAGAKGAKLIVFPEAFISGYPDWIWLIPNGKRTLLNDLYVKLVENAISIQDKSIDKLCKAAKSAKINIVIGMHERNSETSNASLYNSLLFINEDGSILGKHRKLIPTGGERLIWAQGDGSSLGAYDTSIGKIAGLICWENFMPLARNAIYESGTQILASPTWDKSENWLQSVQHIAREGGLFLISCCMTLQMSDIPDEYEFKKLYSKEKKWISIGNSCIIDPNGNFMAGPMEAKEGILYADIDLQEIIAAKRMFDVAGHYSRPDIFEFNVIPNTF; encoded by the coding sequence ATGAATGAAGGCATAAAAGTAGCCGCAGCGCAACTCTCTCCTGTTTTCCTTAATAAAGAAAAAACGGTTGATAAAGCATGCGATGCTATTTCAGAAGCCGGAGCAAAAGGTGCTAAATTAATTGTTTTTCCCGAAGCATTTATTTCGGGCTATCCTGACTGGATATGGCTTATTCCGAACGGCAAAAGAACATTACTGAATGATCTTTATGTAAAACTTGTTGAAAATGCCATTTCTATTCAGGATAAAAGCATCGATAAACTTTGTAAGGCAGCAAAAAGTGCTAAAATAAACATTGTAATTGGTATGCATGAACGCAACTCTGAAACCAGTAATGCAAGCCTTTACAATAGTTTATTATTTATAAATGAAGATGGCAGTATATTAGGTAAGCACCGAAAACTTATCCCAACCGGTGGTGAACGACTCATATGGGCACAGGGCGATGGAAGCTCTTTAGGGGCTTATGATACATCAATAGGAAAGATTGCCGGATTAATTTGCTGGGAAAATTTTATGCCATTGGCCCGGAATGCAATTTATGAATCCGGAACTCAAATATTAGCTTCTCCAACCTGGGACAAAAGCGAGAACTGGCTTCAGTCTGTGCAACATATTGCAAGAGAGGGAGGTCTGTTTTTGATAAGTTGCTGTATGACCTTACAAATGAGTGATATTCCGGATGAGTATGAATTCAAAAAACTATATTCAAAAGAGAAGAAATGGATAAGTATTGGCAATAGCTGTATAATTGATCCGAACGGTAACTTTATGGCCGGTCCGATGGAGGCAAAAGAAGGTATTTTATATGCCGACATTGATCTTCAGGAAATAATTGCTGCCAAGCGAATGTTTGATGTAGCCGGACACTACTCAAGACCGGATATTTTTGAGTTTAATGTTATACCAAATACATTTTAA
- a CDS encoding FAD-binding oxidoreductase: protein MKNLVKDINPSIIEEFTSTIRGEVTLPEDSNYDDARKLFNGMINKHPGVIVKCVDVADVISSVNFGRENNLLVAVRGGGHNGGGLGSCDDGLVIDLSGIKFIRVDTSTKTVRVGGGNVWGEVDHATHPFGLAVPAGIVSTTGVGGLTLGGGVGHLSRKYGLTIDNLLEADMVLADGTFVTVNEDQNTDLYWAIRGGGSNFGIVTSFKFQAHDVKYVFGGPTLWPIEKTEEIMEWYDGFIHNATEDLNGFIATLIIPGPPFPEHLHNKQFCGIIWNYVGDPEKAEEVFKPIMDMNPLFEHVGEMPYPAIQSLFDALLPPGMQWYWRADFFNDLGPEVRANHLKFGSKIPTPLSQMHLYPISGAAARPSRDDTPWAYRDANYAGVIVGVDPSPENADKITNWCKDYWNALHPYSSGGAYLNFIMDEGQERVQASYKDNYNRLADIKAKYDSGNFFSVNQNIKPAK, encoded by the coding sequence ATGAAAAATTTAGTTAAGGATATAAATCCGTCAATAATCGAAGAATTTACATCAACAATCAGAGGAGAAGTAACGCTTCCGGAAGATTCAAACTACGATGATGCAAGAAAACTGTTCAACGGAATGATAAATAAGCATCCGGGAGTAATTGTAAAATGTGTTGATGTAGCCGATGTTATCAGCTCGGTGAACTTTGGCCGTGAAAACAACTTATTGGTTGCCGTAAGGGGAGGAGGTCATAACGGCGGGGGATTAGGGTCGTGCGATGACGGTCTGGTAATTGATTTATCCGGCATAAAATTTATCCGAGTAGATACTTCAACAAAAACAGTTAGAGTTGGTGGAGGAAATGTTTGGGGGGAAGTAGATCATGCAACTCACCCGTTTGGTCTGGCAGTTCCTGCCGGTATAGTTTCCACAACCGGTGTTGGAGGATTGACCCTTGGTGGTGGCGTTGGTCACCTGTCGAGAAAATATGGTCTGACAATTGACAATTTACTGGAAGCCGATATGGTTCTGGCCGACGGAACTTTTGTAACTGTAAATGAGGACCAAAACACAGACTTATACTGGGCTATCAGAGGTGGTGGTAGCAATTTCGGGATCGTAACCTCATTTAAATTTCAGGCACACGATGTAAAATATGTTTTTGGAGGTCCTACCCTGTGGCCTATCGAAAAAACAGAGGAAATTATGGAATGGTACGACGGTTTTATTCACAATGCAACAGAAGACCTGAATGGTTTCATTGCAACACTAATAATACCGGGGCCACCTTTTCCGGAACACCTTCACAATAAACAGTTCTGTGGAATAATATGGAATTATGTTGGAGATCCGGAAAAAGCCGAAGAGGTTTTCAAACCAATAATGGATATGAACCCTCTGTTTGAACACGTAGGCGAAATGCCTTACCCTGCGATACAATCTTTATTCGATGCCTTACTGCCTCCGGGAATGCAATGGTACTGGAGAGCCGACTTTTTTAACGATTTAGGACCTGAAGTAAGAGCCAATCATCTGAAATTCGGATCTAAAATACCAACTCCTCTTTCTCAAATGCACTTATACCCGATTAGCGGTGCAGCTGCCAGACCATCCAGAGACGATACTCCGTGGGCATACAGAGATGCTAATTACGCAGGAGTTATTGTAGGGGTCGACCCAAGTCCTGAAAATGCAGATAAAATTACTAACTGGTGTAAAGATTACTGGAATGCACTACACCCTTATTCATCGGGAGGAGCATATTTAAACTTTATAATGGATGAAGGCCAGGAACGCGTTCAGGCAAGTTATAAAGACAATTACAACAGGTTGGCTGACATAAAGGCTAAATACGACTCTGGTAATTTCTTTAGTGTAAATCAGAATATAAAACCTGCTAAATAA
- the polA gene encoding DNA polymerase I — MTDNNNRLFLLDAFALIYRGYFAFAKNPRINSKGLDTSAILGFTNTLIEVLRKEKPSHIAVVFDTSKPTFRHIEYKEYKAHRDAMPEGIQVAIPYIHKILEGFKIPQLFVDGYEADDVIGTLAKKAEKEGYKVYMMTPDKDYAQLVSENIFMYKPSRMGNGVEILGIPEVLEKFEIERVDQVIDYLGMMGDASDNIPGLPGVGDKTAKKFIKAYGSMEGLFEHSNELKGKMKEKVEANKELGFLSKKLVTIETEVPIDFVESDVLIEKANIEELTELFKDLEFRRLMNTVQSMYGASISEVRQDEPDVSVRKVITPSAGGVQGDLFAVADTETTNTTGFNTIENVDHFYQLVDTTATRKMLLDKLLKQKSVCFDTETTSLNTFEAELVGIAFSWEKHKGYYLSIPEGEAAEILEEFKPFFYSEEIEKIAQNLKYDLKVLANKNHNIKVKGPFFDTMIAHYLINPDMRHGMDVLAETYLNYSPVPIEKLIGKKGKNQLSMRTVPLQDQTEYAVEDADITFQLKELFEKKLEEAGTTDLFRDIEIPLVEVLSSMEIEGIKIDEDSLAGMSVELEADISKITDKVYAEAGEEFNLSSPKQIGDVLFGKLQLVEKPKKTKTGQFQTSESILSKLAPKHEIVRDILEYRSLVKLKSTYVDALPKEVQKTTGRVHTSYSQATAATGRLSSTNPNLQNIPIRTEKGKLIRKAFIARDDNHVLLAADYSQIELRLIAELSKDPEMVKSFKNNEDIHAATAAKVFNVPLEEVTREQRSHAKTVNFGIIYGVSAFGLSEQTSLSRKESAALIESYYNTYTHLKAFMDEKINFAREYGYVETILGRRRYLQDINSRNAMVRSAAERNAVNAPIQGSAADIVKIAMINIKKRFDKEGIKSKMLLQVHDELVFDALKSELEIIKPIIKEEMENAVKTDVPLTVDMGIGENWLEAH, encoded by the coding sequence ATGACGGATAATAATAACAGACTATTTTTACTGGATGCTTTTGCATTGATATACCGCGGATATTTTGCTTTTGCAAAAAATCCAAGAATTAATTCTAAAGGGCTTGATACATCTGCAATACTTGGATTCACAAATACTTTGATAGAAGTCTTAAGAAAAGAAAAGCCCTCGCACATTGCTGTAGTTTTTGATACTTCAAAACCCACTTTCCGTCATATTGAATACAAAGAATACAAGGCGCATCGCGATGCTATGCCAGAAGGAATTCAGGTGGCAATTCCGTATATCCATAAAATTCTTGAGGGATTTAAGATCCCACAGTTATTTGTTGATGGTTACGAGGCTGATGATGTAATCGGGACTTTGGCAAAGAAAGCAGAGAAGGAAGGTTATAAAGTTTATATGATGACTCCCGATAAGGATTACGCCCAACTGGTTTCAGAAAATATTTTCATGTACAAACCTTCACGTATGGGTAACGGAGTAGAGATTCTCGGTATTCCCGAGGTACTTGAAAAGTTTGAAATAGAGAGAGTAGATCAGGTAATTGATTATCTGGGGATGATGGGAGATGCTTCGGATAATATTCCCGGACTTCCCGGAGTCGGAGACAAAACAGCCAAGAAGTTTATCAAAGCCTACGGTTCAATGGAAGGTCTTTTTGAACATAGCAATGAACTAAAAGGCAAGATGAAGGAGAAAGTTGAGGCTAATAAAGAATTAGGTTTTCTTTCGAAGAAACTGGTTACAATTGAAACCGAAGTTCCTATTGATTTTGTAGAGTCTGATGTGCTTATCGAAAAAGCTAATATTGAAGAGCTGACTGAGTTGTTTAAAGATCTGGAATTTCGCAGACTGATGAATACTGTACAGAGCATGTATGGAGCTTCAATTTCTGAGGTAAGGCAGGATGAACCTGATGTTAGTGTTCGGAAAGTAATCACTCCTTCAGCAGGAGGAGTTCAGGGCGATTTATTTGCTGTTGCAGATACGGAAACAACGAATACTACAGGATTTAATACGATTGAGAATGTAGATCATTTTTATCAGTTGGTCGATACTACTGCAACCAGAAAAATGCTTCTGGACAAACTTTTAAAGCAAAAATCGGTTTGTTTCGATACAGAAACAACTTCTTTAAATACTTTTGAAGCCGAACTTGTTGGAATAGCATTTTCGTGGGAGAAACACAAAGGTTATTATTTGAGTATTCCTGAGGGTGAAGCAGCTGAAATTCTGGAAGAGTTTAAGCCTTTTTTCTACAGTGAAGAAATTGAAAAGATTGCTCAAAATTTGAAATATGACCTTAAGGTTTTAGCAAATAAAAATCACAATATAAAAGTAAAAGGGCCATTTTTCGATACTATGATAGCGCACTATCTGATTAATCCTGATATGCGACACGGTATGGACGTTTTGGCCGAAACATACTTGAATTACTCTCCTGTTCCAATTGAAAAGCTGATAGGTAAGAAGGGAAAAAATCAGCTTTCAATGCGAACTGTTCCTTTGCAGGATCAGACTGAATATGCAGTTGAAGATGCTGATATTACTTTTCAGTTAAAAGAACTATTTGAGAAAAAATTAGAAGAAGCGGGAACTACGGATTTATTCAGAGATATTGAAATTCCATTGGTTGAAGTGCTTTCATCGATGGAAATCGAGGGGATAAAAATTGATGAGGATTCTCTTGCCGGTATGTCGGTAGAATTGGAAGCTGATATTAGTAAAATTACAGATAAGGTTTATGCCGAAGCAGGCGAGGAATTTAATTTGAGTTCGCCAAAGCAAATTGGAGATGTGCTTTTTGGTAAACTACAACTTGTAGAGAAACCAAAGAAAACTAAAACAGGTCAATTCCAAACCTCTGAATCAATTTTGTCGAAATTGGCTCCTAAGCACGAGATTGTGCGTGATATTCTGGAGTATCGTTCTCTGGTAAAACTAAAATCAACTTACGTTGATGCTCTGCCAAAAGAAGTACAAAAAACTACCGGCAGAGTTCATACATCATACAGTCAGGCAACTGCTGCTACAGGGCGTTTGAGTTCTACTAATCCCAATTTGCAGAATATTCCTATCAGAACCGAGAAAGGGAAACTTATCAGGAAAGCATTTATTGCAAGGGATGATAATCATGTTTTGTTAGCGGCGGATTATTCGCAGATAGAATTACGCTTAATAGCAGAGTTGAGTAAAGACCCTGAAATGGTGAAATCGTTTAAAAATAATGAGGATATTCACGCTGCCACGGCTGCGAAAGTTTTTAATGTTCCGTTAGAAGAAGTGACAAGAGAACAGCGAAGCCATGCCAAAACAGTTAATTTCGGAATTATTTACGGAGTTTCGGCATTTGGGTTGAGTGAGCAAACGAGCCTTAGCCGTAAAGAATCGGCTGCTCTGATTGAATCTTATTACAATACATACACTCATCTTAAGGCTTTTATGGATGAGAAGATAAACTTTGCCAGAGAGTATGGTTACGTGGAAACCATTTTAGGAAGAAGAAGATATTTACAGGATATAAATTCGCGTAATGCCATGGTTCGTTCGGCTGCTGAACGAAATGCAGTGAACGCTCCGATCCAGGGTAGTGCGGCAGATATTGTAAAGATTGCAATGATCAATATAAAGAAGAGGTTTGATAAAGAAGGAATAAAGTCGAAAATGTTACTTCAGGTACATGATGAATTGGTTTTTGATGCCCTTAAAAGTGAACTCGAAATTATTAAGCCGATAATAAAAGAGGAAATGGAAAATGCTGTTAAAACCGATGTTCCTTTAACAGTTGATATGGGAATTGGTGAGAATTGGCTGGAAGCACATTAA